One window of Mediterraneibacter gnavus ATCC 29149 genomic DNA carries:
- a CDS encoding serine dehydratase subunit alpha family protein, translating to MDRTIYDNYVKILRKELVPALGCTEPIALAYASAKAREVLGEFPEHMTVWCSGNIIKNVKGVKVPNSGGMKGVEAAAVLGLAGGDPSQALEVLEAVTQTDIKRTKELLRESFCDCCLKEGVANLYIEVQVVNGENEATVIIEQEHTNITRIEKNGKIVYAHKKEVSGEEIEVDKSLLNLADILVFAQEVDLNEVRDVLARQIRYNSRIAKEGLEHEWGAQVGRVIAEEFGTTVQWKAVASAAAGSDARMSGCSLPVIINSGSGNQGMTCSLPVIEYGKELKKSEEEIYRALCVSNLVALNQKRYIGSLSAYCGAVCAAAGAGAGITYLCGGNLEQIQNTVVNTIADAGGIVCDGAKPSCAAKIATSLQAAILSHKMAMRGLVFGSGEGLVMDCPEDTIKAVGYVGRAGMKQTDVEILNLMIGKTKIEDIEK from the coding sequence ATGGACAGAACGATTTATGATAATTATGTAAAAATCTTAAGAAAAGAACTGGTTCCGGCACTGGGGTGCACAGAGCCGATCGCTTTGGCCTATGCATCGGCAAAAGCAAGGGAAGTGCTGGGAGAGTTTCCGGAGCATATGACAGTCTGGTGCAGCGGGAATATCATCAAGAATGTAAAAGGTGTGAAGGTTCCTAATTCCGGTGGGATGAAGGGTGTGGAAGCTGCAGCAGTACTGGGGCTTGCAGGCGGTGATCCTTCTCAGGCGCTGGAAGTGTTAGAAGCCGTGACCCAGACAGACATCAAAAGAACGAAGGAATTGCTTCGGGAATCATTTTGCGACTGCTGTTTAAAAGAAGGTGTGGCAAATCTGTATATCGAAGTTCAGGTTGTAAACGGAGAAAATGAAGCGACAGTCATCATTGAGCAGGAGCATACCAATATTACAAGGATCGAGAAAAACGGAAAAATTGTGTATGCGCACAAGAAAGAAGTGTCAGGGGAAGAAATTGAGGTGGATAAAAGTCTGTTGAATCTGGCAGATATCCTTGTGTTTGCGCAGGAAGTGGATTTAAATGAGGTACGAGATGTGCTTGCCCGGCAGATCAGGTACAATTCCAGAATTGCAAAGGAAGGTCTGGAGCATGAATGGGGTGCCCAGGTTGGGCGGGTGATCGCAGAGGAATTCGGGACGACTGTACAGTGGAAGGCCGTGGCTTCGGCAGCGGCAGGATCAGATGCCAGAATGAGCGGATGCTCCCTGCCGGTCATTATTAATTCTGGTTCCGGTAATCAGGGGATGACCTGTTCTCTGCCGGTGATCGAATACGGAAAAGAGCTGAAAAAGAGTGAAGAAGAGATTTATCGTGCACTGTGTGTATCGAATCTGGTAGCACTGAATCAGAAGCGTTATATCGGCTCCCTTTCGGCCTATTGCGGCGCAGTTTGTGCGGCAGCAGGCGCAGGAGCAGGGATTACGTATCTGTGCGGCGGAAATCTGGAACAAATCCAGAATACGGTAGTCAATACGATCGCGGATGCAGGCGGGATCGTATGTGACGGTGCGAAGCCAAGCTGTGCTGCAAAAATTGCAACATCTCTGCAGGCTGCGATCTTAAGTCATAAGATGGCAATGCGCGGGCTGGTGTTTGGCAGTGGAGAGGGACTTGTCATGGACTGTCCGGAAGATACGATCAAGGCAGTCGGATATGTTGGAAGAGCGGGAATGAAGCAGACAGATGTAGAAATCCTGAATCTTATGATCGGAAAGACAAAAATAGAAGATATCGAAAAATAA
- a CDS encoding RNA polymerase sigma factor gives MKYLVKKAQKKDDQAFVELMERCKSGMYKVARSYLKDDADIADAIQETVINCYEHIGRLKNADYFKTWLTRILINNCKDILAAGKRVYPLEQIEEQENTCMEMQNYEFQELMNSLDEKYRIVLLLYYGEGFKIKEIAQILEMDENTVKTRLSRGRKKFEHAYSMC, from the coding sequence ATGAAATATCTGGTAAAAAAGGCACAGAAGAAAGACGATCAGGCATTTGTGGAGCTGATGGAGCGCTGTAAGAGCGGGATGTATAAAGTGGCAAGAAGTTATTTAAAGGATGATGCAGATATTGCGGATGCGATCCAGGAGACGGTGATCAATTGCTATGAACACATCGGGCGCCTGAAAAATGCAGATTATTTTAAGACATGGCTGACCAGGATCTTGATTAATAACTGCAAGGATATACTGGCAGCAGGAAAGCGGGTGTATCCTCTGGAGCAGATTGAAGAACAGGAGAATACGTGTATGGAGATGCAGAATTATGAATTTCAGGAATTGATGAACTCTCTGGATGAAAAATACCGGATCGTGCTTCTTTTGTATTACGGAGAGGGATTTAAGATCAAAGAGATCGCACAAATACTGGAGATGGATGAGAATACGGTGAAAACAAGGCTGTCCAGAGGACGAAAGAAATTTGAGCATGCGTATTCCATGTGTTAA
- a CDS encoding DUF4367 domain-containing protein codes for MKKDYSVDEMKKIMGKDMEVPKSVDEGMKKAYEQLGIQTTRRHNRKYKLWTGLAAAAVLPAGLSITAFAVTKYLNVTRSEEGDTLQYQIEVDTKQKEAHQIKVEPTYMPDGYEYQEEGPYGGKWHNKETNSGISIIPYNAAELYKMSRVDEDSFRKFRKESRVKTSDTENTKLDLFLMDSEYVDSEKTEKMLYLFNEEEGYGIYIHNTSDLPQEEIEKVAEGLKVTVLDETVPYPSEEEIQTEIEEKKWLEEMEAQAGNTIPAEGVRSIGEEIKNPFRDENSTEFEDIRFTVKDIKIQDTLPVDQFPRENYAQYEDEVALWVNEDTSLKPHERYVLDAGEWGTTDAMANKEAETVNSKYVVVKMQAENCSDFQTEWNASGGISIAPDLAYMKTNEDGSLSRADYQLVGANENYNLQWTAGNGASFPIYFDKIYYTEGVQRMKDAFFRPLAAGETLEYTLVYVADEDQLDSLYLDIYPGYGNTEEGVAAPYVKVK; via the coding sequence ATGAAGAAAGACTATTCTGTAGATGAGATGAAAAAAATTATGGGAAAGGATATGGAGGTTCCGAAATCTGTGGATGAGGGAATGAAAAAAGCGTATGAACAGCTTGGAATTCAGACCACGAGAAGACACAACAGAAAATATAAACTTTGGACAGGTCTGGCAGCGGCAGCAGTACTGCCGGCAGGGCTTTCCATCACGGCGTTTGCGGTGACAAAATATCTCAATGTAACGCGAAGTGAGGAGGGGGACACACTCCAGTATCAGATTGAAGTGGATACAAAGCAGAAAGAGGCGCATCAGATCAAGGTGGAGCCGACCTATATGCCGGATGGGTATGAATATCAGGAAGAAGGTCCATATGGCGGAAAGTGGCATAATAAAGAGACCAACAGTGGGATTTCCATCATACCGTATAATGCGGCAGAGCTTTACAAGATGTCCAGAGTGGATGAAGATTCTTTTCGGAAATTCCGTAAGGAAAGCCGGGTAAAGACATCAGATACAGAGAATACCAAACTGGATCTGTTTTTGATGGACTCGGAATATGTGGACAGTGAGAAGACAGAGAAAATGTTATATCTTTTCAATGAAGAAGAGGGATATGGAATTTATATCCACAATACGAGCGATCTTCCACAGGAAGAGATTGAAAAAGTGGCAGAAGGGTTGAAGGTTACCGTTCTGGATGAGACTGTACCATATCCTTCGGAGGAAGAGATCCAGACGGAAATCGAAGAAAAGAAATGGCTGGAAGAAATGGAAGCGCAGGCGGGAAATACGATTCCGGCAGAAGGCGTGCGTTCAATCGGTGAGGAGATCAAAAATCCGTTCAGAGATGAGAATTCAACAGAGTTTGAAGATATCCGGTTTACGGTCAAGGATATCAAAATTCAGGATACGCTGCCGGTCGATCAGTTTCCAAGAGAAAACTATGCCCAGTATGAAGATGAGGTTGCTCTGTGGGTGAATGAAGACACCTCTCTGAAACCGCATGAGAGATATGTGCTCGATGCAGGAGAATGGGGTACAACGGATGCAATGGCAAACAAAGAGGCAGAAACGGTCAATTCCAAGTATGTAGTTGTAAAGATGCAGGCAGAGAATTGTTCTGATTTCCAGACAGAGTGGAATGCAAGCGGGGGAATCAGCATCGCTCCGGATCTGGCATACATGAAGACCAATGAGGACGGAAGCCTGTCAAGGGCAGATTATCAGCTGGTGGGAGCGAATGAAAATTATAACCTGCAGTGGACAGCCGGAAACGGGGCATCTTTCCCGATTTATTTTGACAAGATCTACTATACAGAAGGCGTGCAGAGAATGAAAGATGCATTCTTCCGGCCGCTGGCAGCAGGAGAAACACTGGAATATACACTGGTTTATGTGGCGGATGAGGATCAGCTGGATTCCTTATATCTGGATATATATCCGGGATATGGAAACACAGAGGAAGGTGTAGCCGCTCCATATGTAAAAGTAAAATAA
- a CDS encoding NUDIX domain-containing protein: MAAFLKEIEKFYGTKEKNRQGEDLETFLEHYDPRKYETPSCTTDAVIFSITGELLEVNQLKVLLVRRSNHPSIGFWALPGGFAEMRENLEDTARRELEEETGVKDLPLEQFAVYGDYDRDPRTRVITTAYLSLVNEQDITVRAGDDAADAAWCSLCLKEKEVHTGEVSRKVWQLHVSNEEKGLDTRAEVEETCREGLIRERKFQVLTGGEIAVDHAAIIVQAMCILADRLLEKR, translated from the coding sequence ATGGCGGCGTTTTTAAAAGAAATTGAAAAATTTTACGGGACAAAAGAGAAAAACCGGCAGGGTGAGGATCTGGAGACGTTTCTGGAGCATTATGATCCCCGCAAATATGAGACACCGAGCTGTACCACAGATGCGGTAATCTTTTCTATAACAGGAGAGCTTCTGGAGGTGAATCAGCTGAAAGTGCTTCTGGTGCGAAGGAGCAATCATCCAAGCATCGGGTTCTGGGCGCTGCCCGGCGGGTTTGCCGAAATGAGGGAAAATCTGGAGGATACAGCAAGACGGGAACTGGAAGAAGAGACCGGAGTAAAAGATCTTCCATTGGAACAGTTTGCAGTATATGGAGATTATGACAGAGATCCGAGGACCCGTGTGATCACAACGGCATATCTGTCGCTTGTGAACGAGCAGGACATCACGGTACGGGCAGGGGATGATGCGGCGGACGCGGCATGGTGCAGCCTCTGCCTGAAAGAAAAGGAAGTCCACACAGGAGAAGTCAGCAGAAAAGTCTGGCAGCTTCATGTGTCAAATGAAGAGAAGGGGCTGGATACCCGGGCGGAAGTTGAAGAGACATGCAGGGAAGGGCTGATTCGGGAGCGAAAGTTTCAGGTGCTCACAGGCGGAGAGATTGCAGTAGATCACGCGGCGATCATTGTACAGGCAATGTGTATTCTGGCAGACCGCCTTTTAGAAAAGAGATAA
- a CDS encoding sodium-dependent transporter: MKREQFGSRLGFILVSAGCAIGLGNVWKFPYMAGKYGGAAFILVYLLFLVILGLPIIVCEFSVGRASQKSIATSYNALEPPHTRWHYARWAAIAGNYLLVMFYSMVGGWMLYYCFRMAKGEFASVTASEVSEKYTGMLSSVPTLMFWTVLVIVLSFGICSIGLQKGVEKIMKITMLCLLGIMVILTIRSVTLTGSSEGLRFFLVPDFERMAKNGIGNVIFGAMSQAFFTLSIGMGGMAIFGSYLDKKRSLAGESLSIVLLDTCVALMAGLIVIPSCFAFGVEPDAGPGLVFITLPNIFTQMAGGRIWGSLFFLFLFCAALSTIVGVFENIVSFWMDLFGWKRTKAVGINILLITVLSIPCILGFSVWSGFQPLGAGTNIMDLEDFIVSNNILPLGSVVYLLFCTHKNGWGWKNFIQEANSGDGLKFPAKARFYMTHILPWVVVVIYLKGYYDMFRPQGTTIFVIWMLIALGCLGFIAYISSSRKKQKKS, translated from the coding sequence ATGAAACGAGAACAGTTTGGTTCCCGCCTCGGTTTTATCCTGGTATCTGCAGGATGTGCGATCGGGCTCGGGAACGTCTGGAAGTTTCCCTACATGGCTGGAAAATACGGCGGAGCGGCCTTTATCCTGGTATACCTGCTCTTTCTTGTCATCCTGGGACTTCCCATCATTGTATGTGAATTCAGTGTAGGAAGGGCAAGTCAGAAAAGTATTGCCACATCCTACAATGCACTGGAACCGCCGCACACCAGGTGGCATTACGCCAGATGGGCAGCCATTGCCGGAAATTATCTTCTGGTCATGTTTTATTCTATGGTAGGCGGCTGGATGCTCTACTACTGCTTTCGCATGGCAAAAGGAGAATTTGCCTCAGTGACAGCTTCTGAAGTCTCTGAAAAATACACCGGAATGCTTTCTTCCGTTCCGACGCTGATGTTCTGGACGGTACTGGTGATCGTACTTTCCTTTGGAATCTGCAGCATTGGTCTGCAAAAAGGTGTGGAAAAGATCATGAAAATCACCATGCTCTGTCTGTTGGGAATTATGGTTATCCTGACGATCCGTTCCGTGACACTGACCGGCTCTTCCGAAGGGCTGCGCTTTTTCCTGGTGCCGGACTTTGAGCGTATGGCCAAAAACGGTATCGGAAATGTGATCTTTGGAGCTATGAGTCAGGCCTTCTTTACGTTGAGTATCGGAATGGGCGGTATGGCCATCTTCGGCAGCTACTTGGATAAGAAACGTTCTCTCGCCGGAGAATCTCTGAGCATTGTGCTTCTGGATACCTGCGTTGCACTGATGGCCGGGCTGATCGTGATTCCTTCCTGCTTCGCTTTTGGCGTAGAACCAGATGCCGGACCGGGACTTGTATTCATCACGCTGCCGAACATTTTCACACAGATGGCCGGAGGACGGATCTGGGGCTCTTTATTCTTCCTGTTTTTATTCTGTGCGGCACTGTCCACCATTGTCGGAGTCTTCGAGAACATTGTCTCTTTCTGGATGGATCTGTTTGGATGGAAGAGAACCAAAGCCGTGGGGATCAATATTCTCCTGATCACAGTTTTAAGTATTCCATGTATCCTCGGATTCAGCGTATGGTCCGGTTTCCAGCCGCTTGGCGCAGGCACAAACATTATGGATCTGGAAGACTTTATTGTATCCAACAATATCCTTCCGCTCGGCTCAGTTGTATATCTTTTGTTCTGTACGCACAAAAACGGATGGGGCTGGAAAAATTTCATTCAGGAAGCAAACAGCGGAGACGGCTTAAAGTTTCCGGCAAAAGCTCGCTTCTATATGACACATATCCTGCCGTGGGTCGTAGTCGTGATCTATCTGAAAGGCTATTACGACATGTTCCGCCCGCAGGGAACGACTATTTTTGTGATCTGGATGCTGATCGCACTGGGTTGTCTTGGATTTATCGCATATATTTCCAGCAGCCGGAAAAAACAGAAAAAATCATAA
- a CDS encoding glutamine--tRNA ligase/YqeY domain fusion protein yields the protein MENEAVSKNFIEQEIDKDLAEGVYDHVCTRFPPEPNGYLHIGHAKSILLNYGLAKKYNGTFHMRFDDTNPTKEKVEFVDSIKEDIQWLGADWEDHLYFASDYFEQMYECAVKLIKKGKAYVCDLTPEEIREYRGTLTEPGKNSPYRERSVEENLELFEAMKDGKFKDGEKVLRAKIDMASPNINMRDPIIYRVAHMTHHNTGDKWCIYPMYDFAHPIEDAIEHITHSICTLEFEDHRPLYDWVVRECEFEMPPRQIEFSKLYLTNVVTGKRYIKKLVEDGVVDGWDDPRLVSIAALRRRGFTPESIKMFIDMCGVSKSQSSVDYAMLEYCIREDLKLKKPRMMAVLDPIKLVIDNYPEDQVEYLDVINNLENEELGMRKIPFCRELYINRDDFMEEPPKKYFRLFPGNEVRLMQAYFVTCTGFEKDEDGNITVVHCTYDPQTKSGSGFTGRKVKGTIHWVPAPYAVKAEVRLYENLIDEEKGVYNEDGSMNLNPNSLTVLKDCYVEPNFEDAKAYDSFQFVRQGYFCIDAKDSREDALVFNRIVSLKSSFKLPK from the coding sequence ATGGAAAACGAAGCAGTTTCAAAAAATTTCATTGAACAGGAAATAGACAAAGACCTTGCAGAAGGCGTTTACGATCATGTGTGCACCCGTTTCCCGCCAGAGCCGAACGGATATCTGCACATCGGACATGCCAAGTCCATTCTTTTGAATTACGGACTGGCAAAAAAATACAATGGAACTTTCCATATGCGTTTTGACGATACCAACCCGACCAAAGAAAAAGTGGAGTTTGTGGATTCGATCAAAGAAGATATCCAGTGGCTGGGGGCTGACTGGGAGGATCATCTTTACTTTGCATCCGATTATTTTGAGCAGATGTACGAATGCGCAGTAAAACTGATCAAAAAAGGAAAGGCATATGTGTGTGACCTGACTCCGGAAGAGATCAGAGAGTACAGAGGGACACTGACAGAGCCTGGAAAGAACAGTCCGTACAGAGAACGCTCCGTTGAGGAAAACCTGGAGTTGTTCGAGGCAATGAAAGACGGAAAATTCAAGGATGGAGAGAAGGTGCTGCGCGCAAAGATTGATATGGCATCTCCGAATATCAATATGAGAGACCCGATCATTTACCGTGTGGCACATATGACGCATCACAATACAGGAGACAAGTGGTGTATTTATCCGATGTACGATTTTGCACATCCGATCGAGGATGCAATTGAGCATATCACACATTCAATCTGTACACTGGAGTTTGAAGATCACCGTCCGCTGTATGACTGGGTAGTCAGAGAGTGTGAGTTTGAGATGCCGCCAAGACAGATTGAGTTTTCTAAATTATACCTGACCAATGTTGTGACCGGAAAGCGTTACATCAAAAAACTGGTAGAAGACGGTGTGGTAGACGGATGGGATGATCCGCGCCTGGTTTCCATCGCAGCACTTCGCCGCAGAGGATTTACACCGGAGTCCATCAAGATGTTTATCGATATGTGCGGAGTATCAAAAAGCCAGAGCTCTGTAGACTATGCGATGCTGGAGTACTGTATCCGTGAGGACTTAAAGCTGAAAAAACCGCGTATGATGGCAGTACTGGATCCGATCAAGCTGGTCATTGACAATTATCCGGAAGATCAGGTGGAATATCTGGATGTGATCAACAATCTGGAGAATGAGGAGCTTGGTATGAGAAAGATTCCGTTCTGCAGAGAGCTGTATATCAACAGAGATGATTTTATGGAAGAACCGCCGAAGAAATATTTCCGTCTCTTCCCGGGCAATGAGGTACGTCTGATGCAGGCATATTTTGTAACCTGTACCGGATTTGAAAAGGATGAAGACGGCAACATCACAGTGGTACACTGTACGTATGATCCACAGACGAAGAGCGGAAGCGGATTTACCGGAAGAAAAGTCAAAGGAACGATCCACTGGGTACCGGCACCGTATGCAGTAAAAGCGGAAGTGCGCCTGTACGAGAATCTGATCGATGAAGAAAAAGGCGTTTATAATGAGGATGGTTCCATGAACTTGAACCCGAACTCCCTGACAGTCTTAAAAGACTGCTATGTAGAACCGAATTTTGAGGATGCAAAAGCATATGACAGCTTCCAGTTTGTAAGACAGGGATATTTCTGTATCGATGCAAAAGATTCCAGAGAGGATGCACTGGTATTTAACCGGATCGTGTCACTGAAGAGTTCGTTTAAACTGCCGAAATAA
- a CDS encoding PLP-dependent aminotransferase family protein, which translates to MNELTINLHTASETPLYEQIYQHIKREIQEGRITSGEKLPSSRSLCKYLEVSRSTVELAYEQLISEGYVEAVPCKGYFAAELEGMYRLDVVPALVGAEEKTEKKEWKYNFTPNGVDLNSFPYNVWRRLAKDSLLDDRAEMFRLGDSQGEYGLRSAISRYLYQARGVNAHPDQIIIGAGNDYLLMLLSTVIGQNHKVALENPTYKQAYRLFKSLSYDVCTVDMDEKGMKVADLKSSGADIAFVMPSHQYPLGIVMPMKRRMELLKWAAKDPARYIIEDDYDSEFRYKGKPIPALQGYDRWEKVIYIGTFSKSIAPSIRVSYMVLPAPLLKEFQKKSSFLSSTVSRVDQLILQKFIEDGHYERHLNRIRTLYKSRHDTLMGCLKTFQKICTISGENAGVHMLLHFAGDMTEEELIRKAAEKGVRVYGLSQYYIDPPDGLKPTIMLGYANISEDKMKEAVKLLEEAWK; encoded by the coding sequence ATGAATGAATTGACTATAAATCTTCACACAGCATCTGAGACACCGCTGTATGAGCAGATTTATCAGCATATTAAAAGAGAGATTCAGGAGGGAAGGATTACCAGCGGGGAAAAACTTCCCTCCAGTCGTTCTCTGTGCAAATATCTGGAAGTCAGCAGAAGCACAGTGGAGCTTGCCTATGAACAGCTGATCTCGGAAGGGTATGTGGAAGCAGTACCGTGTAAAGGGTATTTCGCGGCAGAACTGGAAGGGATGTATCGTCTGGATGTCGTTCCTGCTTTGGTGGGAGCAGAAGAAAAGACAGAGAAAAAAGAGTGGAAATATAATTTTACACCGAACGGAGTCGATCTGAACAGTTTCCCGTATAATGTCTGGCGAAGACTTGCGAAGGACAGTCTGTTAGATGACCGGGCAGAGATGTTCCGTCTGGGAGATTCTCAGGGGGAGTACGGACTGCGAAGTGCGATCAGCAGATATTTGTATCAGGCACGGGGAGTGAATGCACATCCGGATCAGATCATTATCGGAGCAGGAAATGACTATCTTCTGATGCTGCTTTCCACAGTGATCGGCCAGAATCATAAAGTAGCTCTGGAAAACCCGACCTACAAGCAGGCATACCGGCTTTTTAAAAGTCTGTCTTATGATGTATGTACAGTGGATATGGATGAGAAAGGAATGAAAGTGGCCGATCTGAAAAGTTCCGGAGCAGATATTGCGTTCGTGATGCCTTCCCATCAGTATCCGCTGGGAATCGTAATGCCCATGAAACGCAGGATGGAACTGCTTAAGTGGGCAGCCAAAGACCCTGCACGCTATATTATCGAGGATGACTATGACAGTGAGTTTCGATACAAAGGGAAGCCTATTCCCGCGCTGCAGGGGTATGACCGATGGGAAAAGGTGATCTATATCGGAACGTTTTCAAAGTCCATCGCGCCTTCGATCCGTGTCAGCTATATGGTGCTTCCTGCGCCGCTTTTAAAGGAGTTTCAGAAAAAAAGCAGTTTTTTAAGTTCTACGGTTTCCAGGGTAGATCAGCTGATTTTACAGAAGTTTATCGAGGACGGACATTATGAAAGGCATCTGAACCGGATCCGGACATTGTACAAGAGCCGTCATGATACGCTGATGGGCTGTTTGAAAACATTTCAGAAAATCTGTACGATATCGGGGGAGAATGCCGGAGTACATATGCTGCTGCATTTTGCCGGTGATATGACAGAAGAAGAATTGATTCGAAAAGCTGCGGAAAAAGGCGTTCGAGTATATGGACTTTCGCAATATTATATCGATCCTCCTGACGGGCTAAAACCGACGATCATGCTGGGATATGCCAATATCAGTGAAGATAAGATGAAAGAAGCAGTAAAATTGCTGGAAGAAGCGTGGAAGTGA
- the cls gene encoding cardiolipin synthase, whose product MEHKAVKKAKKGLFSIVFGRTALILMLVLIQLIVLVGVATILNDYAVYVYGGFTVLAAVIVIYIINERGNPAFNMTWVLLILIFPAFGCLFYIWVKSQLGTRYIGKRLCMLRLDTAKYMQQEPQVIEALRESKPANANLAHYMQYQLNFPTYRNTQVQYFACGEEKFPVLLEELKKAEKFIFLEYFIVEEGYMWGSVLEILKEKAAAGVEVRFMYDGMCSISLLPPDYPKKIRRFGIQCKMFSPIRPVLSTTQNNRDHRKICVIDGKTGFTGGINLGDEYINRKERFGYWKDTAVMIKGDAVQSLTMLFLQMWNVSELKKEKFEPYLTTMAKELKPETGFVLPYGDSPYDHENVGEEVYVHILNHAKKYVHIMTPYLILDNGMLDTLTRAAKSGIEVCIIMPHIPDKWYAFAVAKTYYRELIEAGVNIYEFTPGFVHAKVFVSDDDTATVGTVNLDYRSLYLHFECGIFVYDNPVVHKIEKDFQETLKKSCKVTASDIGNTGIFMRICGRVLRLIAPLM is encoded by the coding sequence ATGGAACATAAAGCAGTGAAAAAAGCGAAGAAAGGGTTGTTCAGCATTGTTTTTGGCCGTACAGCACTGATCCTTATGCTTGTTCTGATCCAGCTGATCGTTCTGGTTGGAGTGGCAACGATACTGAATGACTATGCCGTCTATGTGTACGGCGGATTTACAGTTCTGGCAGCAGTGATCGTAATTTATATTATCAATGAAAGAGGAAATCCGGCATTTAATATGACCTGGGTACTTTTGATCCTGATTTTTCCGGCATTTGGATGCCTTTTCTATATTTGGGTAAAGTCTCAGCTTGGAACAAGATATATCGGAAAGCGATTGTGTATGCTCCGGCTTGATACAGCAAAATATATGCAGCAGGAGCCTCAGGTGATTGAAGCCTTGCGTGAGAGCAAGCCGGCCAATGCAAACCTTGCGCATTATATGCAGTATCAGCTGAATTTTCCTACTTATCGGAATACACAAGTGCAATATTTTGCATGTGGAGAAGAAAAATTTCCGGTGCTTCTGGAAGAATTGAAGAAGGCGGAAAAATTTATCTTTCTGGAGTATTTTATTGTAGAAGAAGGATATATGTGGGGGTCTGTGCTGGAAATATTAAAAGAAAAAGCAGCCGCGGGCGTAGAGGTACGGTTTATGTATGACGGAATGTGCAGCATTTCGCTGCTTCCGCCCGATTATCCGAAAAAAATCCGTCGGTTCGGGATTCAGTGTAAGATGTTCAGTCCGATCCGGCCGGTACTTTCGACGACACAAAATAACCGGGATCACAGAAAAATCTGTGTGATCGACGGAAAAACAGGATTTACAGGAGGTATCAATCTGGGAGATGAATATATCAACCGGAAAGAACGGTTCGGGTACTGGAAAGATACTGCCGTCATGATCAAGGGGGATGCGGTGCAGAGTCTGACGATGCTGTTTTTGCAGATGTGGAATGTTTCAGAATTAAAAAAAGAGAAATTTGAGCCCTATCTGACGACGATGGCAAAGGAATTAAAACCGGAGACCGGATTTGTGCTCCCCTACGGGGACAGTCCGTACGATCATGAAAACGTAGGGGAGGAAGTGTATGTGCATATTTTGAATCATGCGAAAAAATATGTGCATATTATGACGCCGTATCTGATTTTGGACAACGGCATGCTGGATACACTGACAAGAGCAGCAAAGAGCGGAATTGAAGTCTGCATCATCATGCCGCATATTCCGGATAAATGGTATGCGTTTGCGGTGGCGAAGACATACTATCGGGAATTGATCGAAGCAGGAGTTAATATTTATGAATTTACACCGGGATTTGTGCATGCAAAGGTATTTGTCTCAGATGATGATACGGCAACAGTAGGAACTGTGAACCTGGATTACCGGAGTCTGTATCTGCATTTTGAATGTGGGATCTTTGTGTATGACAATCCGGTGGTACATAAAATTGAAAAAGATTTTCAGGAAACACTGAAAAAGAGCTGTAAAGTTACAGCGTCAGATATCGGAAATACCGGTATTTTTATGCGGATCTGCGGAAGAGTGCTGCGTCTGATCGCACCTCTGATGTAG